Proteins encoded in a region of the Vicinamibacteria bacterium genome:
- a CDS encoding cob(I)yrinic acid a,c-diamide adenosyltransferase: MYTRKGDGGETGLLGGPRVPKDHLRVASSGDLDELSAVLGLVKAHARDADLSTVLREVQRDLFAMGAQLADPSARVARRKAKAAVPAARIRRLERAIDARERQMPELKAFILPGGSRLGSFLHLARTVCRRAERSIVTLARAETVDKRILAYVNRLSDLLFVLARYENHRSGESEDRW; this comes from the coding sequence ATCTACACCCGAAAGGGTGACGGGGGCGAGACCGGGCTCCTGGGCGGGCCCCGGGTCCCCAAGGACCACCTGCGGGTGGCCTCCTCCGGCGACCTGGACGAGCTGAGCGCCGTCCTCGGCCTGGTCAAAGCCCACGCCCGCGACGCCGACCTCTCCACCGTCTTGCGGGAGGTCCAGCGCGATCTCTTCGCGATGGGGGCCCAGCTCGCCGACCCCTCGGCCCGGGTCGCGCGCCGGAAGGCTAAAGCGGCCGTCCCCGCGGCCCGCATCCGCCGCTTAGAGCGGGCCATCGACGCCCGCGAGCGCCAGATGCCGGAGCTCAAGGCCTTCATCCTTCCCGGCGGCTCGCGGCTGGGCTCGTTCCTGCATCTGGCCCGCACGGTCTGCCGGCGCGCGGAGCGCTCGATCGTGACCCTGGCCCGCGCGGAGACGGTGGACAAGCGGATCCTGGCCTACGTGAACCGCCTCTCCGACCTCCTCTTCGTCCTCGCCCGCTACGAGAACCACCGGAGCGGGGAGTCGGAGGATCGATGGTGA
- a CDS encoding glycine cleavage T C-terminal barrel domain-containing protein, whose amino-acid sequence MVDAPPDTAEGYRAAREAAAWVDLAERGVLEVTGPQRQKFLQGMLSNDVLGRAPGTGCLAALLTVKGHIQALMRVLVTPEAVLLEMPQDRLSLVERTLEHYRVAAPVRFRARPTAVLGLLGPRAREALRDAGIEVPDLPPESHVSGQLGGLGVLVARASDLPSGFVVHVAPDGAALVREALAHRAHRLEREALDALRVEGGCAWYGPDVTEENLLHEAGLVDSHHSFTKGCYIGQEVIARLDARGGNVNKKLRGLRLSAAVRAGTPILAAGKDVGRVTTAAVSPRFGPIALAYLHRDQATPGTTLDAAGATATVVALPME is encoded by the coding sequence CCTGGCCGAGCGCGGCGTGCTCGAGGTCACGGGTCCCCAGCGCCAGAAGTTCCTGCAGGGGATGCTGAGCAACGACGTGCTGGGCCGCGCTCCCGGAACCGGCTGCCTGGCCGCGCTGCTCACCGTGAAAGGTCACATCCAAGCCCTCATGCGGGTGCTGGTGACCCCGGAGGCCGTCCTCCTGGAGATGCCCCAAGATCGCCTTTCCCTCGTGGAGCGAACCCTTGAGCACTACCGCGTGGCCGCCCCCGTGCGCTTCAGGGCCCGGCCGACGGCGGTGCTGGGTCTCCTGGGCCCGCGGGCCCGGGAAGCCCTGCGGGACGCCGGCATCGAGGTCCCCGACCTCCCCCCCGAATCACACGTGTCCGGGCAACTCGGGGGCCTGGGCGTGCTCGTGGCCCGCGCCAGCGACTTGCCCTCGGGGTTCGTGGTCCACGTGGCCCCCGATGGAGCCGCTCTGGTGCGGGAGGCCCTCGCCCATCGCGCCCACCGCCTGGAGCGCGAGGCCCTGGACGCCTTGAGGGTCGAGGGGGGGTGCGCCTGGTACGGCCCCGACGTGACCGAGGAGAACCTCCTGCACGAGGCCGGGCTCGTGGACAGCCACCATTCGTTCACGAAGGGCTGCTACATCGGACAGGAGGTCATCGCCCGCCTGGATGCCCGCGGCGGGAACGTCAACAAGAAGCTGCGCGGCCTCCGGCTGAGCGCGGCCGTGAGGGCGGGGACCCCGATCCTGGCCGCGGGCAAGGACGTCGGCCGCGTGACCACGGCCGCCGTCTCCCCGCGCTTCGGCCCCATCGCTCTCGCCTACCTCCATCGCGACCAGGCGACACCGGGGACGACCCTGGACGCCGCGGGGGCCACCGCCACCGTGGTCGCGCTCCCCATGGAGTAA